The Armatimonadota bacterium genome window below encodes:
- a CDS encoding LamG-like jellyroll fold domain-containing protein yields the protein MTLRTTVAMLASVLVAGSASAALSVFNFDAPGDFSSTGPAQMGLFMGNPFGTFGTDVINGAPSGVYNFPAATNTQGLVVTTNAPANGGGAYLNEYTLGYDIKFINASGYASLFQTNTSNTNDGDLFRDGSGGLGISGVYDGSIQTDTWYRLMFTFDLANSTLKKYVDGSLVGTQTLGSGLDGRWSLDPTFEILTDNDGETNAGSLSRFSFEDRVLSDSEIATLGGANIPEPSSLAFLAVGVLPMLRRRKTAR from the coding sequence ATGACACTCCGAACCACTGTCGCGATGCTCGCTTCGGTTCTCGTAGCGGGCTCTGCTTCCGCCGCTCTCAGCGTCTTCAATTTTGACGCTCCCGGCGATTTTTCCTCCACCGGACCGGCCCAGATGGGCCTGTTCATGGGCAATCCTTTCGGCACCTTCGGCACAGACGTGATCAACGGTGCGCCCTCGGGCGTGTACAATTTCCCTGCGGCCACCAATACTCAGGGGCTCGTCGTCACCACCAACGCCCCGGCGAATGGCGGTGGCGCGTATCTTAACGAGTACACGCTGGGCTACGACATCAAGTTCATCAACGCCTCCGGTTATGCGTCACTCTTCCAGACGAACACGAGCAATACCAACGACGGCGACCTTTTCCGCGACGGCTCCGGCGGTCTCGGAATCAGTGGAGTCTACGACGGGTCGATCCAGACCGATACCTGGTATCGCCTGATGTTCACGTTCGATCTGGCCAACAGCACTCTCAAGAAGTACGTCGATGGTTCTCTCGTCGGAACGCAGACGCTGGGTTCCGGACTTGACGGACGCTGGTCCCTCGATCCGACCTTCGAGATTCTGACGGACAATGACGGCGAGACCAACGCCGGCTCGCTTTCGAGGTTCTCTTTCGAGGATCGCGTTCTCAGCGACAGCGAGATTGCCACCCTCGGGGGCGCCAATATCCCGGAACCTTCCTCCCTGGCATTCCTTGCCGTTGGCGTTCTGCCAATGCTCCGCCGCCGCAAGACGGCCCGCTGA
- a CDS encoding prepilin-type N-terminal cleavage/methylation domain-containing protein, producing MKTRAQEGFTLIELLVVIAIIAILAAILFPVFAKARMRAQQATCISNMKQIGLAMTQYVTDAEDHFPAWNPPGLKTFISVEDFKATYENALYFGGGVDILSPTGEKATISLQLDPYIKSRAIWACPADFGLYSIGDGWPGGAKTPLSFKDWRLRADRTKKIGVSYGYRATNITNPGSAGGGQDNPYLNRVDPAGIALAAYSTSAVKRPSDRAMFWDMRAWHASSKSSTGAEVGNGKIQILFIDGHVATVATNQLGSSAAYYWSDFRAN from the coding sequence ATGAAGACGCGTGCGCAGGAGGGGTTCACCCTCATCGAGTTGCTCGTGGTCATCGCGATCATCGCCATACTGGCGGCGATACTGTTTCCGGTGTTCGCGAAGGCACGGATGCGCGCGCAACAGGCCACGTGCATTTCGAACATGAAGCAGATCGGCCTGGCGATGACTCAATACGTGACCGATGCCGAGGACCACTTCCCCGCGTGGAACCCGCCGGGGCTCAAGACATTCATCAGCGTCGAGGATTTCAAGGCAACGTACGAGAACGCACTCTATTTCGGTGGGGGCGTGGACATCCTGTCGCCCACCGGGGAGAAGGCGACCATCTCCCTGCAACTGGACCCCTACATCAAGTCCCGAGCCATCTGGGCGTGCCCCGCCGACTTCGGGCTGTACAGCATCGGTGACGGATGGCCGGGTGGCGCGAAGACACCGCTCTCGTTCAAGGACTGGCGGCTTCGAGCCGACCGGACGAAGAAGATCGGCGTCAGTTACGGCTACCGTGCAACGAACATCACCAACCCCGGATCGGCGGGCGGCGGCCAGGACAACCCCTATCTCAACAGGGTGGACCCGGCCGGGATTGCACTTGCGGCGTACTCCACCTCGGCGGTCAAACGGCCGTCCGACCGCGCCATGTTCTGGGATATGCGGGCGTGGCACGCCAGCAGCAAAAGCTCGACCGGCGCCGAGGTAGGCAACGGCAAGATCCAGATTCTATTCATCGACGGGCACGTAGCCACGGTGGCAACGAACCAACTGGGCTCAAGCGCCGCGTACTACTGGTCGGACTTCCGGGCGAATTGA